A region of the Frankiaceae bacterium genome:
CGGGGTGACGTTCGCGGTGGCCCGGCCGGATGCGCACCGGCCGGATGCACCCAGGCCCGCTGCGCGCTCGTCCGCGATCGGTGACGCCGAGGCCCGCGCGCTGCTGGCGGCGAAGGTCCAGCAGGCACAGCGCAGGGACGCGAGGGCGTACTGCTCCGACGTGCAGGGCACGACGATGTGCGAGCACCAGTGGCAGCAGGCCGGAGGGCCGTCGGCGGTCCCGGCAACGCCGCCGCGTGTGGTCCGGAGCAAGTCCTTCGGAGAGTTCAGGGCGTTGCGCGCGTGCGGTGTCCGGCCGGACGGCGAGCCGTACGAGGCGGACTTCGTCGTCCGCGACGTCGGCGGCATTCCGCGGGTGCACCTTGCGGTGTGGTGGGGCGACCAGCGGTTCGTCGGCGCGTTCGTCGAGGGCAGCGAACCGAAGGACACGCGGGAGCGCGCGCCGTCGCTGTGCTGACCCGGCGTTCCTCAGCCGGCCAGCGCCGCGTCGATCCAGTGCCGCGACATCGCGGCGATGGCCGGGCTGCGCGTCCGGTAGTACGGCAGGGCGATGAGCCCCATCGACAGCGCCCAGCCACGGCCGCGCGCCCACGTCGCGTCGTCGTAGCCGAGGGCGTTCCTGAACGTCTCCCTCGCCTCCGGCGCCACGAAGGTCCACGCCGGCATCACGTCCACCGCCGGGTCGCCGACGCCGAGCCCGCCGTAGTCGATCACCGCGCTGAGCCGCCCGCCGTCGGCGAGGACGTTGCCCGCGTGGAGGTCGCCGTGGACCCAGACCGGCGGCCGGTCCCACACCGGCGCGGCCAGCGCCGCCTCCCACGCCTCGGTCGCGGCGGCCACGTCGAGCTCGCCGCCCAGCTCGGCGAGCGCCGAGCGGAAGTACCCGTCGCGCTCGGCGAGCGGGCGGCCCCGGCCGAAGTTGTGGTCGCCGGGTGGCGGCCCGCCGGGCAGGTCGACGGCGTGCATCGCGCGGACGTACGCCGCCAGGTCCACTGCCGCGGCGTACGGGTCGCCGATCCGTTCCGGTGTCGCCGGCGCGCCGCGCACCCAGCGGCAGACGGACCAGGGGAACGGGTACCCCTCGCCGGGGACGCCGACGACGACCGGCACGGGTGCTGGCAGCGGCAGCGAGGGCGCGATCAGCGGCAGCCAGCGCTGCTCCTTCGCCGCCTGCCGCCCCGCGGAGGGGATGCGCGGCAGCCGTACGGACAGCTCGTCGCCGAGGCGGAAGATCGCGTTGTCGGTGCCGTCGGACTCGACCCGCGAAAGCGGCAGCGACGCCCACGAAGGGAGCTGTGCCGCGAGCAGCCGGCGTACGAGGTCCGCGGAGACCGGCACCTCGTCGGCGTGCATCACTGCCGTGTGACCCGCCAGCCGTACGGCGTCAGCCCGCGCGGCTTGAAGACGGACAGGACGGTCGCGACGAGCACCAGCACGACGGTCGCGAAGACGTTGACGACCAGCTTCG
Encoded here:
- a CDS encoding aminoglycoside phosphotransferase family protein; translated protein: MHADEVPVSADLVRRLLAAQLPSWASLPLSRVESDGTDNAIFRLGDELSVRLPRIPSAGRQAAKEQRWLPLIAPSLPLPAPVPVVVGVPGEGYPFPWSVCRWVRGAPATPERIGDPYAAAVDLAAYVRAMHAVDLPGGPPPGDHNFGRGRPLAERDGYFRSALAELGGELDVAAATEAWEAALAAPVWDRPPVWVHGDLHAGNVLADGGRLSAVIDYGGLGVGDPAVDVMPAWTFVAPEARETFRNALGYDDATWARGRGWALSMGLIALPYYRTRSPAIAAMSRHWIDAALAG